A genomic window from Vagococcus sp. CY52-2 includes:
- a CDS encoding DUF916 and DUF3324 domain-containing protein — translation MRGQLRVSQKLVMILSVMLCMMIGWSHEASAAKAESPTGFNYKINYPDNQTDKSLGYFKLNMEPGQEQKLSITFNNPSKEKISVSVKINSAKTNQNGVIEYGVSTLEKDASLKYDLKDLLKGPEKVELAADATKTVEYTVKMPDESFDGVISGGMEIQKENQTGTESNEGGTKIVNKYAYVVGVVLQENDKDVPPELKLNKVGAGQSNYRNAIFVNFSNIMPSYVNDMTTEVKIMKKGSETVLYEKKQTAMRMAPNSFINYPVSMNGEPMSPGNYEADILVTSGERNQTWHWKKEFEITSEEADKFNNRDVGLVQEKGFNWKLVAIIVLGLLLLIIIIVLLIRRKNNKDKKSKSKKGKNKRRSKK, via the coding sequence ATGAGGGGACAATTACGAGTCAGTCAAAAATTAGTGATGATATTAAGTGTTATGTTATGCATGATGATAGGATGGTCGCATGAAGCCTCTGCTGCAAAGGCAGAATCACCAACCGGTTTTAATTATAAAATCAATTATCCGGATAATCAAACTGATAAAAGTTTAGGTTATTTTAAATTAAACATGGAGCCTGGACAGGAACAAAAATTATCTATTACTTTTAATAATCCAAGTAAAGAAAAAATATCTGTTTCTGTAAAAATAAACAGTGCGAAAACCAACCAAAATGGGGTTATTGAGTATGGTGTTTCAACTTTAGAAAAAGATGCCTCATTAAAATATGATTTAAAGGATCTTTTAAAAGGCCCAGAAAAAGTTGAGTTAGCAGCAGATGCTACTAAAACAGTAGAATATACTGTGAAAATGCCTGATGAATCATTTGATGGTGTCATATCCGGTGGAATGGAAATACAAAAAGAAAATCAAACAGGGACAGAATCTAATGAAGGTGGCACCAAGATTGTTAATAAGTATGCCTATGTTGTAGGAGTGGTATTACAAGAAAATGATAAAGATGTACCACCTGAATTAAAACTAAATAAGGTAGGAGCTGGCCAGTCTAACTATCGTAATGCGATTTTTGTTAATTTTTCAAATATTATGCCGTCTTATGTTAATGACATGACGACAGAAGTTAAAATCATGAAAAAAGGTAGTGAAACCGTTCTTTATGAGAAAAAACAAACGGCGATGAGAATGGCACCTAATTCGTTTATCAACTACCCAGTTAGTATGAATGGTGAACCGATGAGTCCTGGAAATTATGAAGCAGACATTTTAGTGACGTCTGGTGAGAGAAATCAAACGTGGCATTGGAAGAAAGAATTTGAAATTACTAGTGAAGAAGCAGATAAATTTAATAATAGAGACGTAGGATTGGTCCAAGAAAAAGGATTTAATTGGAAATTAGTAGCAATTATTGTACTAGGTCTGTTATTATTAATTATAATCATTGTGTTGTTGATACGTAGAAAAAATAACAAAGATAAAAAATCTAAAAGTAAAAAAGGAAAGAATAAGCGACGCAGTAAAAAATAG
- a CDS encoding LPXTG cell wall anchor domain-containing protein, whose amino-acid sequence MTKKRNHFLICLLVVLMSILTKPYMVLGDSTNGQVVVPSEISFYEDNSESTKDEQTSSSSIQKNTSKNNTTQTDKTTNKGILPQTGEAIKNYGLIGVAIVIVVVMLFFLRKRRKDDYYDS is encoded by the coding sequence ATGACAAAAAAAAGGAATCATTTTTTAATCTGTTTGTTGGTTGTGCTAATGAGTATTTTAACTAAACCCTATATGGTATTAGGGGATTCCACTAATGGTCAGGTGGTTGTACCTAGTGAAATATCTTTTTATGAAGATAATAGTGAATCGACCAAAGATGAACAAACATCTAGCTCGTCCATTCAAAAAAATACTTCAAAAAATAACACAACTCAAACTGATAAGACAACCAATAAAGGGATATTACCTCAGACTGGTGAGGCTATAAAAAATTATGGTCTGATTGGTGTTGCTATTGTGATAGTTGTTGTTATGTTATTCTTTTTACGAAAACGTAGAAAGGACGACTATTATGATTCATAA
- a CDS encoding WxL domain-containing protein, producing the protein MIHKKQKLLSCLVGVCLISLFWGTLVSADSDLSNNGSVSVEVSDKTDPIDPENPGNPGTPSNPDDNNYSTNGSLRFDFISPLNFGANKITKTNRKYAALAQSFNGNVDARANYIQITNHQDSTAGWTLQVKQNRQFTSVTKDTRLAEELKGAVLSLDKGWANSMSDSRPPVVTRETIAINEMGVTYEVASAKPNEARGTWVISFGASDKNTKNQSPTLSPAVDDHNNQLIDEKTKKPLMRNSAVTLTVPDSTTIQPVSYETELTWVLGKLP; encoded by the coding sequence ATGATTCATAAAAAACAGAAATTACTAAGTTGTTTAGTGGGTGTTTGTTTGATTAGTTTATTTTGGGGAACTTTGGTAAGTGCTGATAGTGATTTATCCAATAATGGGTCAGTCAGTGTTGAAGTATCGGATAAAACAGATCCTATTGATCCTGAAAATCCAGGTAATCCTGGAACACCAAGTAATCCAGATGATAATAATTATTCAACAAATGGTAGCTTGAGATTTGATTTTATTTCTCCATTGAATTTTGGAGCTAATAAGATTACTAAAACAAACCGTAAATATGCTGCATTAGCGCAATCATTTAATGGAAATGTAGATGCCCGTGCTAACTATATCCAAATCACAAATCACCAAGATTCTACAGCTGGATGGACACTTCAGGTAAAACAAAATCGTCAGTTTACTAGTGTCACAAAAGATACTCGTCTTGCTGAAGAATTAAAGGGAGCGGTATTGTCTTTGGATAAAGGGTGGGCCAATTCAATGAGTGATAGTCGACCTCCTGTCGTTACAAGAGAAACGATTGCAATTAACGAAATGGGAGTAACATATGAAGTGGCATCAGCCAAACCAAATGAAGCACGTGGTACATGGGTTATCTCATTTGGGGCATCTGACAAGAACACTAAGAATCAGTCGCCAACGTTGTCACCAGCAGTGGATGACCATAATAATCAACTTATTGATGAAAAAACAAAAAAACCATTGATGAGAAATTCTGCTGTGACGTTGACTGTCCCTGATTCGACAACGATTCAACCTGTTTCTTATGAAACAGAATTAACATGGGTGTTAGGTAAATTACCTTAA
- a CDS encoding WxL domain-containing protein, with the protein MKARKIYSTTLLAVLGVSTLGAPLLASAEATSLTSKGSVKVEEGTAGGEDTQTVDPENPGENLPDPDPDSPKENKNPDTGTLVIERTTDLNFGTIKTSANDVEAFAAPVTFNEKAKTRGAYVQWADVRAGGTYGYTVTAELTKQFTSGENVLKGSLIDFSNGLIASQTQDNDATAASKVVPSNVQTSFTLSESSGAQTVVTADKDEKEGKGRLTMEFGQSKDYKTQGEEAATDDKSVKLTVPAATATDMVKGDYEAEVTWKIVAAE; encoded by the coding sequence ATGAAAGCAAGAAAAATTTATTCAACAACTTTATTGGCAGTATTGGGAGTATCAACTTTAGGCGCTCCATTATTGGCATCAGCTGAGGCAACATCTTTAACATCTAAAGGCTCAGTAAAAGTGGAAGAAGGTACTGCAGGTGGGGAAGACACACAAACAGTCGATCCAGAAAATCCTGGTGAAAATTTACCAGATCCAGATCCGGATTCACCAAAGGAAAATAAAAACCCTGATACAGGAACTCTTGTTATTGAAAGAACAACCGATTTAAACTTTGGAACAATCAAAACATCAGCAAACGATGTGGAAGCTTTTGCAGCACCAGTAACATTTAATGAAAAAGCCAAAACGCGTGGGGCTTACGTACAATGGGCTGACGTTCGTGCAGGAGGGACTTACGGATACACAGTAACAGCCGAATTAACTAAACAATTTACTTCAGGTGAAAATGTGTTAAAAGGTTCACTTATTGATTTTTCAAATGGTCTCATAGCATCACAAACACAAGATAATGACGCTACCGCTGCAAGTAAAGTAGTACCATCAAACGTTCAAACAAGTTTTACACTATCTGAATCAAGTGGAGCACAAACAGTGGTAACAGCTGATAAAGACGAAAAAGAAGGTAAAGGTCGTCTTACTATGGAATTTGGTCAAAGTAAAGACTACAAAACTCAAGGCGAAGAAGCAGCGACAGATGACAAATCTGTTAAGTTAACTGTCCCAGCTGCAACAGCAACTGATATGGTTAAAGGCGATTATGAAGCTGAAGTAACATGGAAAATTGTCGCTGCTGAGTAA
- a CDS encoding DNA translocase FtsK gives MAKKKTKRAPTKKQKAQQERTTYFLIGVSFILFGILGGLRLGFLGMLMTNVFRFFVGNLHLVMALYLIIYGALLMLMGKDPKFKRKSLVIGLLVFFLGLLLFIEIGLFKTISRDTNILAMTWQKISSDIKANSVTQSVGGGMIGALLYTVTYFLVSKAGSYVVAFLAMVAGVLLVSNIGVSQVADKVVDFGGQFFHSLKEKKQEREEKKKLNKKNQLKVSENKPKETKSKEKKQQAPLMSDDEAGEKEQLTLEIDSYQDHYKKRDQQQTVARPKKGSTENKTGEPEKEQPLFFDLPEGEENEDYELPPVELLNDIPLTDQSAEYKLVEKNVKVLEQTFDSFGVDAKVVRASLGPSVTRFEIQPAVGVKVSKVVGLTDDLALALAAKDIRMEAPIPGKSLIGIEVPNQTTSMVSFRDVVESENNHDELLLEVPLGRSISGEVMTADLTKMPHLLIAGSTGSGKSVCINTVISSILMKAKPHQVKMMMIDPKMVELNVYNGVPHLLTPVVTNPRKAAQALQKVVEEMERRYELFAGFGVRNMNGYNDMVKKHNQTTGENKSSLPYIVVIVDELADLMMVASNEVEDAIIRLAQMARAAGIHMILATQRPSVDVITGIIKANVPSRIAFAVSSGIDSRTIIDSNGAEKLLGRGDMLFVPVGENKPIRVQGAFISDEEVEHLVAFVTNQQEADYQENMMPSENTATNGSTADLDEYFDEAKALIIEMQTASISLLQRRFRIGYNRAARLIDELEEQGVVGASEGSKPRKVLMTYSDDNTAEE, from the coding sequence ATGGCGAAAAAGAAAACAAAACGAGCGCCTACTAAGAAGCAAAAAGCACAACAAGAGCGAACAACTTATTTCCTAATTGGTGTGTCCTTTATCTTATTTGGTATTTTAGGGGGATTACGATTAGGATTTTTAGGGATGTTGATGACAAACGTCTTTCGCTTTTTTGTGGGAAACTTGCATCTAGTAATGGCTCTTTATTTAATTATTTATGGAGCACTTTTGATGTTAATGGGAAAAGACCCTAAATTTAAACGAAAAAGTTTGGTAATAGGTCTATTAGTCTTTTTTCTAGGATTATTGCTATTTATTGAAATTGGCTTATTTAAAACGATTAGTCGTGATACAAACATCCTAGCCATGACATGGCAAAAAATTTCTTCTGACATAAAAGCAAATAGTGTCACGCAATCAGTTGGAGGAGGGATGATTGGAGCCCTTCTTTATACCGTAACGTACTTTTTAGTGTCTAAGGCAGGCTCTTATGTGGTTGCCTTTCTAGCGATGGTCGCAGGTGTGCTACTTGTTTCTAATATCGGTGTGTCTCAAGTCGCTGATAAAGTAGTTGATTTTGGTGGTCAGTTTTTTCATTCACTAAAAGAAAAAAAGCAAGAGCGAGAGGAAAAAAAAAAACTGAATAAGAAAAATCAGTTAAAAGTTTCAGAAAATAAACCCAAAGAGACAAAAAGCAAAGAAAAAAAACAACAAGCGCCCTTAATGAGTGATGATGAGGCAGGTGAGAAAGAACAATTGACCTTAGAAATTGATAGTTATCAAGATCATTATAAAAAGCGTGATCAACAACAAACCGTTGCAAGACCTAAAAAGGGATCAACAGAAAATAAAACAGGTGAACCCGAAAAAGAACAGCCACTCTTTTTTGATTTACCAGAAGGTGAAGAAAACGAAGATTATGAATTACCACCAGTTGAATTATTAAATGATATTCCGCTCACTGATCAAAGTGCAGAATACAAATTAGTTGAAAAAAATGTTAAGGTATTGGAACAAACATTTGATAGTTTTGGTGTGGATGCCAAAGTGGTGCGCGCAAGTCTTGGGCCCTCTGTGACTCGGTTTGAAATTCAACCAGCTGTTGGGGTGAAAGTCAGTAAAGTCGTTGGATTGACCGATGATTTAGCCTTAGCTTTAGCAGCGAAAGATATTCGGATGGAAGCGCCAATTCCTGGGAAATCATTGATTGGAATTGAAGTACCAAATCAAACAACCAGTATGGTCTCATTTCGTGATGTGGTTGAGTCAGAAAACAATCATGATGAGTTATTACTTGAAGTGCCGTTAGGGCGAAGTATTTCTGGTGAAGTGATGACGGCAGATTTAACGAAAATGCCCCATCTATTGATAGCAGGATCTACTGGTAGTGGAAAATCGGTTTGTATTAATACAGTCATTTCGAGTATTTTAATGAAGGCTAAACCCCATCAAGTTAAAATGATGATGATTGATCCGAAAATGGTGGAATTAAATGTCTATAATGGTGTGCCGCATTTGTTGACACCTGTTGTGACAAATCCTAGAAAAGCCGCTCAAGCACTGCAAAAAGTGGTGGAAGAGATGGAAAGACGCTATGAATTGTTTGCGGGCTTTGGCGTGCGAAACATGAATGGCTACAATGATATGGTGAAAAAACATAATCAAACGACTGGAGAAAACAAATCAAGTTTACCTTATATCGTCGTTATCGTTGACGAGTTGGCTGACTTGATGATGGTTGCAAGTAATGAAGTGGAAGATGCCATTATTCGATTAGCACAGATGGCAAGAGCGGCTGGTATTCATATGATTTTAGCTACTCAACGACCAAGTGTGGATGTTATTACAGGAATTATTAAAGCAAACGTCCCTTCACGAATTGCCTTTGCTGTATCAAGTGGGATTGATTCGCGAACCATTATTGATAGTAATGGGGCGGAAAAATTACTTGGTCGAGGAGATATGTTGTTTGTTCCCGTGGGTGAAAATAAACCCATTCGTGTACAAGGGGCCTTTATATCAGATGAAGAAGTTGAACATCTTGTAGCATTTGTGACCAATCAACAAGAAGCAGATTATCAAGAGAATATGATGCCATCAGAAAATACTGCAACAAACGGTTCTACTGCTGATTTGGATGAGTATTTTGATGAAGCTAAGGCTCTTATCATTGAAATGCAAACAGCGAGTATCTCACTTCTTCAACGACGTTTTAGAATTGGTTATAACCGTGCCGCTCGACTCATTGATGAATTAGAAGAACAGGGAGTCGTTGGTGCGTCTGAAGGAAGTAAACCACGTAAAGTATTAATGACTTATAGCGATGACAACACAGCAGAAGAATAA